The Thaumasiovibrio subtropicus genome window below encodes:
- a CDS encoding DUF1501 domain-containing protein produces MITRRELLAAMAATPMISMMGTGGATAAPGTEYKALVCVFLFGGNDGFNMLIPTDNLHYDEYANARPDIALPQASLLPINANTGSDLQLGLHPAMPELKTLFDSGKMVAVANSGVLIEPATKAELSAGTKAMPPFLFSHNSQQTEWQRGWAGNTTTLGWAGRLMDVLSSEKAAVSPTFSLNGYTQLLNGSTYTANLLNASSLPSMYAIHNTLRRKSFDQVMSLTPDTKFGREFDRVKRESLTTRDQLAAALESSPEEDHYPDFSLANQLHTVARLIKSSDRLQHQRQIYFVGMGGFDTHANQLNDHQTLMTALSQSLAAFQQSLDAAGLESQVTTMTMSDFGRRLASNGTGTDHGWASNHLIMGGALNGGQLYGEWPSLILDGDNDFNKGRMIPTTSVEQIGATIARWMGVTNEAMLNTVFPNLPNFDVKNLGFLKLT; encoded by the coding sequence ATGATCACCCGCCGAGAATTGTTGGCTGCCATGGCAGCGACCCCGATGATCTCAATGATGGGCACAGGCGGAGCGACGGCAGCGCCGGGCACAGAGTACAAAGCCCTTGTTTGCGTCTTTTTGTTTGGCGGCAATGATGGGTTCAACATGCTCATCCCTACCGATAACCTTCATTACGATGAATATGCCAATGCACGGCCAGATATTGCGTTACCTCAAGCGTCGCTATTGCCGATCAACGCCAATACCGGGTCTGATTTGCAGCTTGGGCTTCATCCAGCCATGCCAGAGCTAAAGACGTTATTCGATAGCGGGAAAATGGTGGCAGTCGCAAACAGTGGCGTGTTGATTGAGCCGGCGACCAAGGCTGAGCTATCCGCGGGTACGAAAGCAATGCCGCCTTTTCTGTTCTCTCATAACTCGCAGCAAACAGAGTGGCAGCGAGGATGGGCTGGGAACACGACAACCCTTGGTTGGGCTGGGCGTTTGATGGATGTCTTGTCATCAGAGAAAGCGGCGGTGAGCCCAACCTTTAGCTTGAACGGCTATACTCAGTTGCTCAATGGCAGTACCTATACCGCAAACCTGCTCAATGCCTCTTCTTTGCCATCGATGTACGCCATCCATAACACTTTGCGTCGCAAGAGCTTTGACCAAGTGATGAGCCTGACCCCTGATACCAAGTTTGGTCGAGAGTTTGACCGCGTGAAGCGCGAGTCGCTGACCACACGAGATCAACTCGCAGCGGCGTTAGAATCATCGCCAGAAGAAGATCATTATCCCGATTTTTCTCTAGCCAATCAGCTGCATACCGTTGCGCGTTTAATTAAGTCTAGCGATCGTCTTCAACATCAGCGGCAGATCTACTTTGTTGGCATGGGGGGCTTCGACACTCATGCTAACCAATTGAACGACCATCAAACGCTCATGACCGCATTGAGTCAATCGTTGGCTGCGTTTCAGCAGTCACTGGATGCGGCTGGGCTTGAGTCGCAGGTAACTACCATGACGATGTCAGACTTTGGGCGTCGCTTAGCCAGCAATGGCACGGGCACCGACCATGGCTGGGCCAGTAACCACCTTATCATGGGAGGCGCATTGAATGGCGGTCAGCTTTATGGGGAATGGCCTTCGTTAATCCTAGATGGTGACAATGACTTTAATAAAGGGCGGATGATACCAACAACCTCTGTCGAGCAAATTGGGGCGACTATCGCCCGTTGGATGGGGGTGACGAATGAAGCGATGCTTAACACTGTGTTCCCTAACTTGCCGAATTTTGATGTCAAGAATCTCGGTTTCTTAAAACTGACATGA
- a CDS encoding HNH endonuclease codes for MAKDTPSMAKNKIKRSLGAIIDPHPTERDKTMLWDYFNNSCAYCGLTMERKSRVGHLDHVVPTSEGGNNSIFNHVLSCSICNGDEKREMDWLEFLTIKVDCTETLINRRSLIETWLAKNTIKPIDGAAQNQIDSIVERALSQFDESVRLMRELRGKIT; via the coding sequence ATGGCAAAAGATACGCCTTCAATGGCAAAAAATAAAATTAAGCGTTCACTTGGAGCGATTATCGATCCACATCCGACAGAACGTGACAAGACGATGTTGTGGGACTATTTCAATAATTCCTGCGCATATTGTGGTCTTACTATGGAAAGGAAATCGAGAGTCGGTCATCTTGATCATGTAGTCCCGACTTCTGAAGGTGGGAACAACTCTATATTTAACCATGTCTTATCATGTTCTATTTGCAATGGTGATGAAAAGAGAGAAATGGATTGGTTGGAGTTTCTAACCATTAAAGTAGATTGTACTGAAACATTAATCAACCGTAGGTCTCTTATCGAGACGTGGTTAGCTAAAAATACAATAAAGCCAATTGACGGTGCTGCTCAGAATCAAATTGATAGCATTGTTGAAAGGGCATTATCGCAGTTTGATGAGTCAGTAAGACTAATGAGAGAACTACGAGGAAAAATCACCTAA
- a CDS encoding DUF4241 domain-containing protein, which translates to MGNDVDFNYWAELISKVDDAHFISGSSSGSRNSFGSKADYNPNVEKITECDIKEDSAQVFTKICEETLKSTKYRVYDLKLVPEKGWLISGLFTLFHPPKGPVIDIDKQANILAMCKPDSSFMEREEHIDLNENVLFQNDRNIKIPHLDEGLARLDEIGKLNTSSGILGILDFGYDIDDFEPLERQVKPGKYPVETVTIHNRVAGIRVRFSESEKPVKWHAANTPSGNGVYGVDAGNLAIFDVSSLFGLSRIKKDRIFNDWCLSDKPDLLTMTESNDCVITSSGFGDGAYPAFWGVNEQDEVISLYIDFMILVQETEEGQFESV; encoded by the coding sequence ATGGGAAATGATGTGGATTTTAACTACTGGGCCGAGCTTATATCTAAAGTTGATGATGCTCACTTTATTTCCGGTAGTAGTTCAGGCTCTAGAAACTCATTTGGTTCAAAAGCCGATTATAATCCAAATGTAGAAAAAATTACTGAATGTGATATCAAAGAAGATTCTGCACAAGTATTTACAAAAATTTGTGAAGAGACTCTTAAGTCTACAAAGTATCGCGTTTACGACCTGAAACTTGTTCCCGAGAAAGGATGGTTGATTTCAGGACTATTTACTCTCTTCCATCCTCCCAAAGGCCCTGTTATCGACATAGATAAACAGGCTAACATTCTTGCAATGTGTAAACCTGATTCTTCATTTATGGAACGAGAGGAACATATTGATCTCAATGAAAATGTTCTTTTTCAAAACGACCGCAATATAAAGATTCCACATTTAGATGAAGGCTTAGCAAGGCTAGATGAAATTGGAAAGCTAAACACTAGCTCAGGCATCCTAGGAATTTTAGATTTCGGTTATGATATTGATGATTTTGAGCCTTTAGAAAGACAAGTTAAGCCAGGAAAGTATCCAGTCGAAACCGTTACAATACACAACAGGGTAGCGGGTATTCGAGTAAGATTTAGTGAAAGTGAGAAGCCTGTAAAATGGCACGCAGCGAATACACCAAGCGGTAATGGTGTCTATGGAGTTGATGCGGGAAATTTAGCGATTTTCGATGTTAGCAGTCTCTTTGGGCTAAGCAGAATAAAGAAAGATAGGATCTTTAATGACTGGTGTCTTTCTGATAAACCAGATTTACTTACAATGACAGAGTCAAATGATTGCGTTATAACATCAAGCGGATTTGGAGATGGGGCTTATCCTGCTTTCTGGGGCGTGAATGAACAGGATGAAGTAATTTCACTATATATCGACTTCATGATTCTTGTGCAGGAAACAGAAGAAGGTCAATTTGAGTCTGTATAG
- a CDS encoding bleomycin resistance protein — translation MRVVPELYCNDIDVSKAFFVDVLNFQIKYERPEEQFAYLTLDGVDLMLEGLNSGGRKWLTGNMDLPFGRGINLQWDVSDIDRLFERVSRLAPNSVYMQLESKVYECGSRQVEQKQFIVQSPDGYLFRFCQDTE, via the coding sequence TTGAGAGTAGTTCCTGAGTTGTATTGTAACGACATTGATGTAAGTAAAGCTTTCTTTGTTGATGTCCTCAATTTTCAGATAAAGTACGAACGTCCAGAAGAGCAATTTGCCTACCTCACGTTAGACGGCGTCGATCTCATGCTCGAAGGCCTCAACAGCGGTGGTCGAAAATGGTTAACGGGCAACATGGATTTGCCATTTGGTCGCGGTATCAACTTACAGTGGGACGTTAGCGATATTGATAGGTTGTTTGAGCGAGTGTCTAGATTGGCTCCGAACTCAGTTTATATGCAGCTCGAATCTAAGGTTTACGAATGTGGCAGCCGCCAAGTGGAACAGAAGCAGTTTATCGTACAAAGCCCAGACGGATACTTGTTTAGGTTTTGCCAAGACACAGAATAA
- a CDS encoding MazG-related protein, which produces MSDKVKVALKWLKDLSEAEGVDYQIVGGLAATIHGGSREIADIDLYIRNSDANKVLARVSQFISKPLTHYTEYGWDLEYFQLVYQNQKIEIGLSQNTKIQSALDGSWYELEIYFSESVVKLYQGIELLVIPVHRLVEYKRILGREVDLIDIQELTLSSAP; this is translated from the coding sequence ATGAGTGATAAAGTGAAAGTGGCCCTGAAATGGCTCAAAGATCTCTCAGAGGCAGAGGGTGTTGACTACCAAATTGTTGGTGGGTTAGCGGCAACTATTCATGGTGGAAGTCGTGAAATCGCTGATATCGATCTTTATATTCGCAATTCTGACGCAAATAAGGTCTTGGCTCGCGTATCGCAGTTCATATCTAAACCGTTAACTCATTACACTGAGTACGGTTGGGATCTAGAGTACTTCCAGCTGGTTTACCAAAATCAAAAAATTGAAATCGGCTTATCTCAAAACACGAAGATACAATCAGCTCTCGATGGTTCTTGGTATGAGCTTGAAATCTACTTTTCAGAGTCAGTGGTAAAACTCTATCAAGGTATCGAATTACTAGTGATTCCAGTCCATCGTCTCGTTGAGTACAAGCGAATACTGGGTAGGGAAGTCGACCTAATAGACATACAAGAACTAACGTTGAGTTCAGCGCCATAA
- a CDS encoding IS110 family transposase, translating to MSKSNTLFIGLDVHKETTDVAYVSDKLDDRVQYHGTINTNLRAFNKLLRYFKAKANKLCVTYQAGPCGYWLYRHLNSHGIECWVVAPSLTPKAPGDRVKTDKRDAMTLARLARTGDINSIYIPDSCDEAIRDLIRCREDAMLDYRQAKMRLKSFLLRHGHPCTGRQNWTEAYRRHLGAIHFLEPAQKIAYQHYINIVTEQFERLQHLNIELETLAQSWRWYPLVQRLCVLRGIRFLSAVTLVAELGDLRRFNHPRSLMNFVGLTPSEYSSGTRQRLGAITKTGNTHARRILVEAAWSYRFSPKVSEEMQKRLQGHSAKLQNLSWEIQQRLCKRDAKLRARGKEKNKIVVAIARELVGYIWTLHCRLTHKVRQ from the coding sequence ATGTCTAAATCTAACACACTTTTTATCGGCTTAGATGTGCACAAGGAGACAACCGATGTCGCCTATGTCTCCGATAAACTCGATGACCGTGTGCAATACCACGGCACCATTAATACTAATCTACGCGCTTTCAACAAGTTACTGCGCTACTTCAAAGCAAAAGCAAACAAGCTCTGTGTTACTTATCAAGCGGGACCTTGCGGCTATTGGCTCTATCGCCACCTCAATAGTCACGGTATTGAATGCTGGGTGGTTGCGCCATCACTAACCCCTAAAGCGCCTGGCGATCGCGTCAAAACTGATAAGCGTGATGCCATGACCTTAGCGCGTCTTGCCAGAACAGGTGATATCAATTCTATTTATATCCCTGATAGCTGTGATGAAGCGATCCGTGACCTCATCCGCTGCCGAGAAGATGCGATGCTCGATTATCGGCAAGCCAAAATGCGCCTTAAGTCGTTTCTATTGCGCCATGGCCATCCATGTACAGGACGACAAAACTGGACCGAAGCATATCGTCGTCATCTTGGCGCAATTCATTTCCTCGAACCCGCTCAGAAGATCGCTTACCAGCACTACATCAACATTGTTACTGAGCAGTTCGAACGTTTACAACACCTCAATATTGAGTTGGAAACACTGGCACAATCATGGCGATGGTATCCACTGGTACAGCGACTTTGTGTATTGCGTGGGATACGTTTTCTCTCTGCCGTCACTCTCGTCGCGGAGCTGGGCGATTTACGCCGTTTTAATCACCCTCGCTCACTCATGAACTTCGTTGGGTTAACTCCGTCAGAGTACTCTTCCGGCACTCGGCAACGACTTGGCGCTATTACCAAAACAGGCAACACACATGCTCGGCGTATCTTAGTTGAAGCTGCGTGGTCTTACCGGTTCTCACCCAAGGTCTCTGAAGAGATGCAAAAACGTCTTCAAGGGCACAGTGCTAAGCTGCAAAATCTGTCTTGGGAGATACAGCAGCGGCTGTGTAAACGCGATGCCAAACTGCGAGCCAGAGGCAAAGAGAAAAACAAAATCGTCGTTGCGATCGCACGTGAACTTGTTGGCTACATATGGACATTGCATTGCCGTTTAACCCACAAAGTACGCCAGTGA
- a CDS encoding DUF6864 domain-containing function — MKITSGNLEVFESGLARTGFTNNIKFDFQSIWLEFTFILEGQGDYRADYVPAEDSKGLRVNIYNNDSIHGAGIVKPLKVGSLDGRELWLSYRSFRVSMDHDAWSLEYVFYKGNEVDE, encoded by the coding sequence ATGAAAATCACATCAGGCAACCTAGAAGTTTTTGAGTCTGGTTTGGCTCGTACCGGCTTCACGAATAACATTAAGTTTGATTTTCAGTCAATTTGGTTAGAGTTTACCTTTATTCTTGAGGGACAAGGGGATTATCGTGCTGACTATGTACCGGCTGAAGATAGTAAAGGGCTAAGAGTTAACATTTATAACAATGATAGTATCCATGGTGCTGGCATAGTAAAACCACTAAAAGTTGGCTCCTTGGATGGTCGAGAGTTGTGGCTGAGCTATCGCTCTTTTCGAGTGTCAATGGATCATGACGCTTGGTCTCTTGAGTATGTTTTTTATAAAGGGAACGAGGTCGATGAGTAA
- a CDS encoding phage integrase N-terminal SAM-like domain-containing protein has product MIQRSPFLRKIETYMYARHYAKSTVDSYIYWIKHFIYYHNKRHPKDLGGAEVEVFLLIAQLMYGSGLRLMECLRLRYADIDYDYLAKKVWQGKAIKPHATAIAMDVSLHDDWRECL; this is encoded by the coding sequence ATGATTCAACGTTCTCCATTTTTACGGAAAATTGAAACTTATATGTACGCTCGCCACTATGCTAAAAGCACTGTTGACTCATACATATACTGGATTAAACACTTCATCTATTATCACAATAAACGCCACCCTAAAGACCTTGGAGGTGCCGAGGTCGAAGTGTTTTTACTTATCGCTCAGCTAATGTATGGCTCGGGTTTACGCCTGATGGAATGCCTCCGTTTAAGGTATGCAGACATCGACTATGACTACCTTGCGAAAAAGGTTTGGCAGGGAAAAGCTATAAAACCGCACGCTACCGCCATCGCGATGGACGTTAGTCTCCATGACGATTGGCGAGAATGCTTATAG
- a CDS encoding IS110 family transposase yields the protein MNKCKTIGIDLAKNTFYFIMLDKQGKQVERKKLNRQQLIGYLSKLETCVIAMEACGTAHYWGRKIGQLGHSVVLLPAQHVKGYLRGQKNDYNDAKAIAEACQHGAIRPVAVKSLAQQDDQTFLLMRQHVSSDRKRLINHVRGLLAEYGVVLARGSQVLRKSLPFILEDVENGLTDEFRALLFRQYTQLERLDEELQWYDERLAEKVKQKDVCQRLIKVPGIGPVVSFSLRAWMGSGEQFKRGRDASAALGLVPKQFSTGGREVLLGITKRGNQQLRSFVVHGARAVVSRADGKTDRLSQWILRLVERRGFNKAVVALANKIIRIAWVIICRGESYKAPAAV from the coding sequence ATGAATAAGTGTAAAACCATTGGTATCGATTTAGCAAAGAATACTTTTTACTTCATCATGTTGGACAAACAGGGTAAGCAAGTTGAGAGAAAGAAATTAAATCGACAACAGCTCATTGGCTATCTCTCGAAGCTAGAGACTTGTGTCATTGCGATGGAAGCATGCGGTACAGCGCATTACTGGGGACGAAAAATAGGCCAGCTAGGGCACTCTGTTGTATTACTTCCCGCTCAGCATGTGAAAGGCTATTTACGAGGCCAAAAGAATGACTATAACGATGCAAAGGCCATCGCAGAAGCGTGTCAGCACGGTGCGATTCGCCCCGTTGCGGTCAAATCCCTAGCGCAGCAAGACGACCAAACTTTTTTGCTCATGCGTCAACACGTGAGTAGTGACAGAAAGCGCTTAATCAATCATGTGAGAGGGTTGCTGGCGGAGTATGGGGTAGTGCTGGCGAGAGGAAGTCAGGTATTGCGTAAATCGCTGCCTTTTATTCTAGAAGATGTTGAGAACGGCTTAACCGACGAATTTCGAGCGCTTTTATTCAGGCAATACACACAACTCGAAAGGCTTGACGAAGAGCTACAGTGGTACGACGAAAGGTTGGCCGAAAAAGTGAAGCAAAAAGACGTTTGTCAGCGTTTGATAAAAGTGCCAGGTATTGGTCCCGTGGTGAGTTTTTCCTTAAGAGCCTGGATGGGAAGTGGTGAGCAATTTAAACGAGGGCGTGATGCGTCAGCAGCCTTAGGTTTAGTGCCCAAGCAATTTAGCACGGGAGGTCGAGAGGTATTGCTTGGCATTACAAAGCGAGGGAATCAGCAGTTAAGGTCATTCGTGGTTCATGGTGCAAGAGCGGTTGTGAGTCGAGCCGATGGCAAAACAGACAGGCTTAGTCAATGGATATTGCGGCTGGTTGAAAGGCGAGGTTTTAACAAGGCTGTGGTGGCGCTGGCGAATAAGATAATCCGTATCGCGTGGGTCATTATCTGTCGAGGAGAAAGCTATAAAGCGCCAGCGGCGGTTTAA
- the nhaA gene encoding Na+/H+ antiporter NhaA, with product MKATCPFYRHWYLANRGKTIYEYSYFYFLYESFIHTPLSVPFFDALAPFDIKFVVNDIALSLFFLIVGLELRLEFIEGEFKQRKAVALPALAALGGVVVPAAIYYFFNADTPTEQGWAIPAATDIAIAVSMLAFIKTVPKSMKIFLLSIAIFDDIYVLIIIALFYSSSVHALAILFSLILLFILREFSKTRLVYHYQRFSGTVYAAGGICIWSLLIYGGVHPTLAGCMLAFTFPLATRTENIATALDGRLIFKALKLYVELFILPLFAFVNAGIYLGGVSQADLLNDFSLGVVFGLVIGKPLGIILTTMLLVGLGFAVRPDASRSQFVGTCCMCGIGFTMSCFIGELSLDSVQIPYQIPVLIGSSLSCLLGAVLLTSAQSAKHATLVVRATKSARHR from the coding sequence ATGAAAGCAACCTGTCCCTTTTATCGACATTGGTATCTTGCCAATAGAGGGAAGACCATATATGAGTATAGCTATTTCTATTTCTTATATGAATCATTCATTCACACGCCGCTTTCTGTTCCCTTTTTTGACGCACTAGCGCCATTTGATATCAAATTTGTCGTCAACGATATTGCCCTTTCTCTGTTCTTTTTAATCGTCGGACTGGAACTGAGGTTGGAGTTCATTGAAGGGGAGTTTAAACAGCGTAAAGCCGTTGCCCTTCCCGCTTTGGCGGCTCTCGGCGGCGTTGTCGTACCCGCAGCCATTTACTATTTTTTTAATGCCGATACCCCGACGGAGCAAGGCTGGGCGATTCCTGCTGCCACGGATATTGCGATTGCTGTCAGTATGCTGGCTTTCATAAAAACAGTGCCTAAATCGATGAAAATATTTCTTCTGTCGATCGCCATTTTTGACGATATCTATGTGCTAATCATCATTGCCCTGTTTTATTCCAGTAGTGTGCACGCTTTGGCAATACTATTTTCTTTAATCTTGCTTTTTATTCTGAGGGAGTTCAGCAAAACGAGACTGGTTTATCATTATCAACGGTTTTCTGGCACTGTTTATGCTGCTGGTGGTATCTGTATCTGGTCTTTGCTTATCTATGGTGGTGTACATCCCACTTTAGCCGGTTGCATGCTGGCGTTTACTTTTCCATTGGCGACAAGAACCGAAAATATCGCCACAGCATTAGATGGCAGGCTGATTTTTAAAGCACTAAAACTCTATGTCGAACTTTTTATATTACCGCTTTTTGCCTTTGTTAATGCGGGGATCTACCTTGGTGGCGTCAGCCAAGCTGATTTGCTGAATGATTTCTCTTTGGGGGTTGTGTTTGGCTTGGTGATAGGAAAACCGCTAGGCATTATTTTAACGACGATGTTGCTGGTTGGATTGGGGTTTGCGGTAAGGCCCGACGCATCACGTAGCCAGTTTGTTGGTACCTGCTGCATGTGTGGCATTGGCTTTACGATGAGCTGTTTCATTGGCGAGTTGAGTTTAGACAGTGTCCAGATTCCTTATCAAATTCCGGTATTAATAGGATCGTCGTTATCGTGCCTGTTAGGGGCAGTGCTGTTAACCTCAGCGCAAAGCGCGAAACACGCAACTTTGGTGGTACGAGCGACGAAGTCGGCGCGACATCGCTGA
- a CDS encoding DJ-1/PfpI family protein, with product MSKILIVAGDFVEDYELMVPFQALQVLGHDVTVVCPDKAAGDTVKTAIHDFEGDQTYTEKPGHLFALNGDFSDVSESQFDALLLPGGRAPEYLRLNPTVLELIKAFDAGKKPIAAICHGAQLLTAAGIVSGKHISAYPACAPEVTLAGGDYADIAIDGAVTDGHLVTAPAWPAHPEWLRQFQQLLVG from the coding sequence ATGAGTAAGATATTAATTGTTGCAGGCGATTTTGTTGAAGATTACGAGTTAATGGTGCCATTTCAAGCGCTGCAAGTACTTGGTCATGACGTGACTGTGGTTTGTCCTGACAAGGCGGCAGGTGACACAGTGAAAACCGCCATTCATGATTTCGAAGGTGATCAAACCTACACCGAAAAACCGGGCCACCTATTTGCCCTGAACGGCGATTTTTCTGATGTTTCAGAATCCCAGTTTGATGCTTTATTACTGCCGGGTGGGCGTGCGCCGGAGTACCTTCGTTTAAATCCAACAGTGCTTGAGCTCATTAAAGCGTTCGATGCGGGTAAAAAACCGATTGCGGCGATCTGCCACGGTGCTCAGTTACTGACTGCGGCAGGCATTGTTTCTGGTAAGCATATTTCAGCCTATCCGGCATGTGCACCAGAAGTGACTTTGGCAGGCGGTGATTATGCCGATATCGCCATTGATGGCGCCGTGACGGATGGCCATTTGGTGACAGCACCCGCTTGGCCAGCTCATCCCGAATGGCTGCGTCAGTTCCAACAGTTACTCGTTGGCTAG
- a CDS encoding YibL family ribosome-associated protein, whose amino-acid sequence MSMKNEMQKQRNRLENCKRKLAAARARGDQPIVTQFVEEIAKIEKRLAQMNHKQSFDLNKERKSLMDMAFSREITKAEQADLGKLKKSVRGLVIVHPMTKLGKELRLEVMTGYAPKAF is encoded by the coding sequence ATGAGTATGAAAAATGAAATGCAGAAACAGCGTAATCGCCTAGAGAACTGCAAGCGCAAGCTCGCAGCAGCGCGCGCTCGTGGTGATCAACCGATTGTGACGCAGTTTGTGGAAGAGATTGCTAAGATCGAAAAACGGTTAGCGCAAATGAACCATAAGCAGAGCTTTGACCTAAACAAAGAGCGTAAAAGCTTGATGGATATGGCTTTCTCACGTGAAATTACCAAAGCAGAGCAAGCCGATCTCGGTAAGCTGAAGAAATCAGTGCGTGGCTTAGTGATTGTTCACCCGATGACGAAGTTGGGCAAAGAGTTACGTTTGGAAGTGATGACAGGCTACGCACCTAAAGCGTTCTAA
- a CDS encoding DEAD/DEAH box helicase yields MGFNSLGLSAPILKAIEEQGYETPSPIQAQSIPAVLEGKDVMAAAQTGTGKTAGFTLPILEQLSQRQGVKGNHVRALILTPTRELAAQINDNVVNYSRHLRLRSHVVFGGVKINPQMLTLRKGVDVLVATPGRLLDLHSQNAVKFSQLEVLVLDEADRMLDMGFIRDIKKILALLPAKRQNLLFSATFSDEIRELAKGLVNNPVEISVAPANSTARTVEQSIYPADKKKKAPMLAKLIDEGNWQQVLVFSRTKHGANRLARFLNENKITAAPIHGNKSQGARTKALADFKSGAVRVLVATDIAARGIDIPQLPQVVNFDLPHVSEDYVHRIGRTGRAGETGMAISLVCADELSELKGIERLTKQVLTRKVLAGFEPTNALPETTLDTRPIKPKKPKKAKKPRTEHQDGQRSGENARGHKPQGKNRRHQGKQSQGTEQGNRGRAQTQSAASNGKPRNANSANKPQSENQKPRRRNNDSRNQSDAGNTAPRRPRRPNNQSGNRRPNNKQNPTS; encoded by the coding sequence ATGGGTTTTAACTCCCTCGGCCTCTCTGCTCCTATTCTTAAAGCGATCGAAGAGCAAGGCTATGAAACGCCCTCTCCAATTCAAGCACAATCGATTCCAGCCGTACTTGAAGGCAAAGATGTGATGGCGGCGGCACAAACAGGGACAGGTAAAACAGCCGGCTTTACGTTGCCTATTTTGGAGCAATTAAGCCAACGACAAGGGGTAAAAGGCAATCACGTTCGCGCACTGATCCTAACGCCGACGCGTGAGCTAGCGGCGCAAATCAACGACAACGTCGTCAATTACAGTCGCCACCTTCGTCTTCGCTCCCACGTAGTATTTGGTGGGGTGAAGATCAATCCTCAAATGCTGACCCTGCGCAAGGGCGTGGACGTGCTGGTAGCCACACCGGGGCGCCTCCTTGATCTCCACAGCCAAAACGCGGTGAAGTTCTCGCAACTCGAAGTCTTAGTCCTTGATGAAGCCGATCGCATGCTTGATATGGGCTTTATTCGCGACATCAAGAAGATCCTTGCGCTATTGCCAGCCAAACGCCAAAACCTGCTTTTTTCAGCCACTTTCTCAGACGAGATCCGTGAACTGGCTAAAGGCTTGGTGAACAACCCCGTTGAGATCTCTGTCGCCCCTGCTAACTCAACAGCGCGCACGGTAGAGCAAAGTATCTATCCTGCAGATAAGAAAAAGAAAGCACCGATGCTTGCCAAACTCATTGATGAAGGTAACTGGCAGCAAGTGTTGGTATTTAGTCGTACCAAACACGGCGCCAACCGTTTAGCGCGCTTTCTCAATGAAAACAAGATTACGGCTGCGCCTATTCACGGCAATAAAAGCCAAGGCGCACGCACCAAAGCACTTGCTGATTTTAAATCTGGCGCAGTACGCGTGTTGGTTGCGACCGATATCGCCGCTCGTGGTATCGATATTCCGCAGTTGCCTCAAGTGGTTAACTTCGACCTTCCCCATGTTTCAGAAGACTACGTTCACCGTATCGGCCGCACAGGCCGTGCTGGCGAGACAGGCATGGCCATTTCTCTGGTTTGCGCCGACGAGTTGAGTGAACTAAAAGGCATTGAGCGTCTGACTAAGCAAGTGTTAACCCGTAAGGTCTTAGCCGGGTTTGAGCCGACTAACGCCCTACCGGAGACAACACTCGATACGCGTCCAATCAAACCTAAGAAGCCAAAGAAAGCCAAAAAGCCGCGCACTGAGCACCAAGATGGGCAACGCTCAGGTGAAAATGCACGTGGTCACAAACCGCAGGGCAAGAATCGTCGCCATCAAGGAAAGCAAAGTCAGGGGACAGAGCAAGGCAATCGCGGCAGAGCGCAAACACAGTCAGCGGCGTCGAATGGTAAGCCGAGAAACGCTAATTCTGCAAATAAGCCTCAATCGGAAAACCAGAAACCACGCCGCAGAAACAACGATAGTCGCAATCAAAGTGACGCGGGTAATACCGCACCTCGTCGTCCACGCAGGCCGAACAATCAATCTGGCAATCGACGTCCAAACAACAAGCAAAACCCGACATCGTAA